The genomic DNA CTCCTTTTATTTCCTGTGTTATATCTTAATTAATTCAAAAAGTCAATATTAAAAATTTAAAATAGATTAAAACGTCTTATTTTATCTACAGTCAAAATTATAATCCTGATTCATGATCTTCTTAATAATTATAGACTTTAAAAGTAATATAATTTTATTAAAATCTAATTTTTTATAATTTTTGCTATTCAAAATTTGAATAGTGTATTTTTTTTTACTTCTTCCCTATATTTTTTTTCAAAGTTATAATTTTATCAAGATACTGAATAAATAATTTTTTTAATTTATTTAATAACTATAAATAAGGAGGAATATTAAGTGAATAAAGAAGCGGAAAAAATAAATGTAACAAGATGTTCAAAAAAAAAGCCTTTAAAATCCCAGATTCCTATGGCATTAGTTCTAACAATTCTGATAATCGCCTTTGGATTTTATCTGAATAATTCCAAATTAGTGACTTACTGGATATTCGGAATTGCTTTCGGAATGATTTTACAGCGTTCAAGATTTTGCTTTACCGCTGCTTTTCGTGACCCGATTCTGACAGGAAGTACTTCCCTTACAAGAGCCGTTTTACTTGCAATTTCTATTGGAACAATAGGATTTACAGCTATCAGCTTCGGTTCAGTACTCTCAGGAGGAAAACCAGTCGGTCTTGATTCAGTTGAACCGTTATCCGTTCTCATAATTATTGGAGGAATTATTTTCGGAATCGGTATGGTTATCGCAGGAGGTTGTGCTTCAGGAACTTTAATGAGATTCGGTGAAGGCTTTGAAATGCAATGGATTTCTTTTATATTCTTTATACTAGGCTCTGTAATAGGTGCATGGGTAATGGGATTTTTAGAACCTGTTTTCAGAAAAAAAGAATTTGCAATATATTTACCTGATTATCTCGGTTGGATAGGAGCTCTCGTTTTTCAATTTTCCATTATACTTATTATTTATATTATAGCAGTCAAATGGCAGACAAAAAAAATAGGTTCTGGAGAATAATCTTATAACTTTTAAAATTCCTGACTGACATTATCAATTTAATTTAAAAAAATTATAAAATTATAAATCTATGGAGGTAAAATAATGAAAACGTACAATTTAGACTGTTTAGGTGAGGCTTGTCCTATACCTTTAATAAAGGCTCAAAATAAATTTAAAACTATGGAAGTAGGAGATATTCTCGTAATTAATGTAGACCACTCCTGTGCCATCAAAAATATTCCCGAATGGGCTGAAAAAGTAGGATATAATACTGAAGTGGAAGAAATTTCAGAAGGTGAATGGAATATTATAGTAGAAAAAAGCAAATAATTAAAAGGAGAGTAGAAAATGGAATTTTTCAATAAACTCAGTCAAAATATTATTTATAAAAAACTGATGAAAACTCCCCTATCATACAATGCAGGTGCAACACTACTCGGTGTAGCAGCTACCGCACATTTAGCCATATTTAACAAAGCTTGGGGAGTTACAGGAACTTTTACTGTCTGGGGAGCCAAATTTTTCCGTTTTATAGGTATTGAGACTACCCAATGGAATTACTTTGTTACCCATTCAGGTATGGGAAAATCTATTATAACTCCCTTTTTAAAAGATGGAGGTTCCATAAGAAATATAGGTATAATTGTCGGTGCAACTTTAGCGACTTTATATGCTTCAGAATTTAAAATCAAAAAAATAAAAGGAAAAAAACAGTTTTTCGGAGCAATGGCAGGCGGATTTCTTATGGGCTTCGGAGCCAGATTTGCAGCAGGCTGTAACATTGCCGCGTTATTTTCGGCTTTGTCCGCTTTATCCCTTACAGGTTGGTTCTTTGCAGCTTCTCTTTTAGTAGGAGCGATTATAGGAAGTAAAATACTTGTAAACTTTATTTTGAAATGATAAATCTTTCAAAGTAAATCAAAATACGGTATTTTCATAGTAAATTGTGTCATACATGAAAATATCGTTATATCA from Leptotrichia sp. OH3620_COT-345 includes the following:
- a CDS encoding YeeE/YedE thiosulfate transporter family protein; this translates as MEFFNKLSQNIIYKKLMKTPLSYNAGATLLGVAATAHLAIFNKAWGVTGTFTVWGAKFFRFIGIETTQWNYFVTHSGMGKSIITPFLKDGGSIRNIGIIVGATLATLYASEFKIKKIKGKKQFFGAMAGGFLMGFGARFAAGCNIAALFSALSALSLTGWFFAASLLVGAIIGSKILVNFILK
- a CDS encoding sulfurtransferase TusA family protein, with protein sequence MKTYNLDCLGEACPIPLIKAQNKFKTMEVGDILVINVDHSCAIKNIPEWAEKVGYNTEVEEISEGEWNIIVEKSK
- a CDS encoding YeeE/YedE thiosulfate transporter family protein, with protein sequence MNKEAEKINVTRCSKKKPLKSQIPMALVLTILIIAFGFYLNNSKLVTYWIFGIAFGMILQRSRFCFTAAFRDPILTGSTSLTRAVLLAISIGTIGFTAISFGSVLSGGKPVGLDSVEPLSVLIIIGGIIFGIGMVIAGGCASGTLMRFGEGFEMQWISFIFFILGSVIGAWVMGFLEPVFRKKEFAIYLPDYLGWIGALVFQFSIILIIYIIAVKWQTKKIGSGE